The DNA sequence TTTTCTTTTTACTTAAGTTTTTATTGGGACCTCTTAACCTTCTAAATTTCGCCCTTCCCCTCGAcaattcctggcttcgccactgctcGTCAGAACATGTGATTGATGTTGagggaaagagatcctctccagATATCTTCCACCAAGGCcaccggatcaagtgatccggacccttgaaatttgatccaactgctaaagttattataactatTAAAGAAGGCCCTTGTttttagccgttgaatcaaatttcaagagtccAAATCACTTAATCCGGTGACCATAGTGAAAAAGATCTGAAGATGATCTCTTTCCGATATTGAGCCAGTTTCCCAATAATTCATATGGACCCAATGGCTTTTGGGATTCTTGTCTTTTAGGCAAATATTAAGTTGGGTTATCGAGAAAGTGGTCCAGTTACAGTTTCCCTAATAATTCATATGGACGCAATAGCTTTTGGGATTCTTGTCTTTTAGGCAAAGATTAAGTTGGGTTATCGAGAAAGTGGTCCAGCTACAGTTTTCCCAATAATTCATATGTATAGGATCATAAAATGATCTGTTAAAAACGATTATGAGATGAAAGTTCGGAGGAAAAATAGTAAGGGAATATTTGAAAAAAGATTTTAAGAAAAGATATAAAATACTTGAAGTTAGCGGAAGACATTGTACAAAACAGTGACATTCTAGATTCATACAATCAATGTCACTTAATGAAATAATGGAATAAAACTTAGTTGTTGTTATAGGATCATAAAATGCAGGAGATATATTGCCATACATTTCTAATGTCAATTCAATTGTCAGTAGGTGAGAAATAAATGAGAATGGAGATTGAAGTTGAAGTAATTTCCAAAGAGATCATCAAACCATCTTCTCCAACCCCAAACCGTCTCCACCATCACCAGCTCTCGTTTCTCGATCAATTAGCTCCCCATGCATACATGCAATTTATCTACTTTTACAGCTCCGACGGCGACGGCACCAAAACCGTCACTCAAATATCAAACATCCTCAAGACTTCTTTGTCCAAAGTCTTAACCCATTACTACCCGTTAGCCGGCCGAGTCAAACACAATCTCGTTGTTCACTGCAGTGACCAAGGCGTCCCATTCTTTGAAGCCAAGGTTAAATCCCAACTCCTTTCCGATGTGATCGCCAACCCTCTTCTCTCTGAGTCTGACCTGAGCAAATTCTTGTCCTTCAAGACATCTGAAGCTACTGAAATACCCCTCGGTGTTCAACTCAGCATGTTTGATTGTGGAGGATTTGCAATTGGCGTTTGTATGTCGCACAGGATCGCTGATGCGTTGTCATATTTTATATTCGTCAACAATTGGGCAGCTATTGCTAAGAATTGTAGCAATATTTTCGTTGCTCCAGATTTTTCTGCAGCCGCAGTTTTTCCACCAAGAAATATGGAAGGGTATTTAGGGGTTTCTATAATCACCAACAGGAAAGCAATCATAACCAAGAGGTTTGTGTTTGATGGGGCAAAGGTTGAGGCTTTAAGATCGAGATACCAAGAAAGCATGGAGTTTTCAAAAACTCATAAACGCCCTTCAAGAGTTGAGGCCTTATCAGCTTTCTTGTGGAACATCTTTCTGTCATCAAGGCCTAGAGAACCACCTGAAACTACGCAAACTTTGTACACAGCTGTTTGCATTATGGATCTGCGGCCAAGATTTGATCCACCAGTGTCTCAATATGCTTTTGGGAATTATTACAGGGCTGCCACTGCAACTCCAACGTCGGTTAATGGGGAGGAGCGCCATCGCCTTGTGAGGCAGGTAATGGAGGAAATTGAGAAAATTGACAATAGTTACATTAGGAGATTTCAAGAGGGATATCAAGAACATTTGGATTTCATGAGGAAAAGAATGGAGAGGGCCGTAATAGGAGAGCTCGTGACGTTATCCTTTTCGAGTTTGTGTAGGTTTCCTATGTATGAGGCTGATTTTGGTTGGGGGAAGCCTGCATGGGTGAGCCAGGCTGCCACGGGCATCTCTAATCAGATAGTTTTCATGGACACCAAAAATGGTGATGGAATCGAGTCATATTTTAGCTTGATGGAGGAAGACATGGCCAAGTTTGAACTTGACGGAGAGTTCATCTCGTTGCTGAAGTCCCCAATTGGTGGTAATGTAAAGAAAAATTCACTTTCACGTCTGTAGGTTGAATGAGTAACTATATCCTTTGCAGTTTGATTATCTTATTAGTGCTCGTGTTTCCTGATCAGATCCAATAAAATTAACAATTCATATCAAAAGAACTGAAAATATATGTGCAACGTCATCACTGGTGATGTCTATTTTGTTATACAGTTCCCCTAATTGTTGTAGCCACTCAATCATGAGTGCTGGCCATTCTTCTGCCCTCAATCTTTTGGCATACGTCTCCAAGAATTGGTTCTTCCCCTCCCTCATTTTGGCCACAATGTCATATAACTCCAAGACATGATCATTGTCCTCGTGATCGTTGGATGCTGCAGTGAAGAACCAAGTCATGTTAGCTACACAGCTTTCGGGAAATGGAGGTGTTAGCCCCGCTCAGAGGGCCACTATCTGGAGCAGATAAGTTGTAAAAGGCACCGGCCCATTTGACATTTACGAAATAGTAGTAGTAGCAGTGTCAGTACGTGATTTAATTAAGGTGGATATGGCACATTTGAAAATGAGTGCATTAACAACTTCAGTGCAGGTAGGGTTGTGCACTTTGTGGGCAACCATGGCTTTGAGGGCAGCAATTTTTGAGGCATCAAATACAAATCTCTTAGTGGCAGAGACACTCTCATATTTTGGTGCATCTTCATATTGGATTCTGGGCAGGTCACCTGTGGGAAATGTAGATGCTGCATCGAACTCAGGACGCAATTGATCACCATCCGCATAGGCTATGGCAGCCCAACTTACAAATTTGATCAAGGTGGTTGCACCTGTTCATGTGTAATAAATTAGTACTAGGACTTGTGTAAAAGTAAAGAAGTAGCAAATAAGTGGAACTTTGGAACTGGTTAAGGAGATATTTTGTGTGTGAATGTAATATAGTCACATGGTATTATTAATTCACTTAAATAAGGATTAAAAACCCATTTTCTCCCATACATGATAAGTTTGGACGTTATCCAGTTTCCCAGACATTTGGTTTGAAAGAAGCATATAAGAGCAGCTCTTGGTCACACTCAAATACTTCATGTCTTCTAATGTCAATCTCACCCAATACTCTTCCATCACCATCTTCTGCGTCAACCAAAATCACCATGTTATTGCATGTGGGAACTGCTGAGCTCACCCACATTGGCTTCCCCCACCCAAAATCTGCAGCGTCTTACAATTCAAACCTACACCAACCAAGTGTACACATAAAAGTCCATGTCATCACTACTTAACAACCCTATGGCCACCATCTGCGGTTCCGATCCTCACTCAACAGAACCCTTTTGGCCTTACTGCTGAATTGTTGAATCCCTttccttccccccccccccccccccccaacaaagTTCCCAACAGACTCATTAGGCACAGGAGGGACAACTCTGTTTCTAATGTTCACGTTCTGGTAAAATGCTGCTGGCCTGGATGAAAACCATAAAGTAATCCTTGAGGCATTCCTTGCACGTTTCCAAACCAGGGCAGCTAAAGCTTCCACCTTTGTAGGGTTTTCAATAAAATTATTAGCAATCTTTGAGCCGTGAAATACAAACCTCTTTGTCACAGAATTGTGTAGTATATCTCAACGGCTGGTGGGTCCACTGATATGTCTTTTGGTTGGCCATTGGCACTGAATTGAACAAAGGATTCACCACTCTCTGATCAGCACCAAAAGCACTGGCAGCCCAGCTTCTGATGAATGTTCTCAACGTGGCTGCATCAGCTATCTTGTGAGAAAGGCAACCCAATTTGAAGAATTGTTCAGCCTTATCCATTTTGATTCCTTATAAAAACAAGGAATGGTCGGAAAATTAAGCACAAGCACAAAAACTCACCAAACAAGCACAAGCACGCAAAGGTTTTGAATTTGGATTTGTTAGATTACAACGTGTGATGTGAATTCCTACAAACTCTCCTTTTAACTGGCACATCCGCACGCCCCCCAAGTTTGAAACCTCCTCCATGTGCAGATAGGGCCGTCTCTGAGATTTTGAGGGCCCTATGTGAAATTTATAAAAGGGCTCCTCCTTAAAATAGTTTTTGGAGGTCCCTTAAAATTTAGGGTTCTGTGCGATTGCACATTTCGCTCCCTTCCAAAACCACCTTTGTGTGCATATTAGAATAGAATATAATTATcaatctaatttaaaaaaaaaaaaaaaaaaactatcctTTAATTACCCTTcaactttcacaaaaaaaaataggcCAGAGTAAAAAGAAACTGTATGCAATTAAAATGACACTGCACAACACACAGCTGCATCTTATTCAAACTTCATATGAATTAAGAAACACAAGAAATGGTACCATATTAATTATGAGCCAAACATGCACGAACAATTTTagaaacacaaaacagaaacaaacaCCAACGATATCCTAAGAAATTAAAGAGAAGAGCTCCTTGT is a window from the Malus domestica chromosome 16, GDT2T_hap1 genome containing:
- the LOC103403337 gene encoding stemmadenine O-acetyltransferase, yielding MRMEIEVEVISKEIIKPSSPTPNRLHHHQLSFLDQLAPHAYMQFIYFYSSDGDGTKTVTQISNILKTSLSKVLTHYYPLAGRVKHNLVVHCSDQGVPFFEAKVKSQLLSDVIANPLLSESDLSKFLSFKTSEATEIPLGVQLSMFDCGGFAIGVCMSHRIADALSYFIFVNNWAAIAKNCSNIFVAPDFSAAAVFPPRNMEGYLGVSIITNRKAIITKRFVFDGAKVEALRSRYQESMEFSKTHKRPSRVEALSAFLWNIFLSSRPREPPETTQTLYTAVCIMDLRPRFDPPVSQYAFGNYYRAATATPTSVNGEERHRLVRQVMEEIEKIDNSYIRRFQEGYQEHLDFMRKRMERAVIGELVTLSFSSLCRFPMYEADFGWGKPAWVSQAATGISNQIVFMDTKNGDGIESYFSLMEEDMAKFELDGEFISLLKSPIGVPLIVVATQS